TTTACCATGCGCTATAATCATATAGTGCTTTAGCATGTAGCACTGCATCTGTCTAAATCCCCCTCACTACTACTATTTAATCCTTTGCTGTAGGATGCCCGCAGGCGGCGCAAATAACATACTTTTTGTACAACAGCTGTTATTATTTTTACAAAGTTTACAGGCAAATGAAACTTAAGCAGGCAATTTATTGCTGCTTTTTACTGTTTTCTATGTTTACAATGCCTTTAAAACAGCTACGGAGCGCAATATGCTATCAGTTATATGCTTTTCGCGTATATCCTGTAAGTTTTGTATTGGTCGCCGCCTATTGCTTCAATAGCACGGTTTACCATCTCGTTGTTTTCAAGCGTCCACGATGCTTCGGCATACTTTAAACCTTTGCGCCTGTACTCTTTAATAATGCTGCCATACAAACAAGCTTCGATACCCATTTTACGGTAACCATCAATAACCCCTAAAAGCATAATACGTATACCGTTAACCTTGCTTTTATTTAGCAATAGCTTAAAAATTCCGGTAGGCAATAACCGGCCTTTTTTAATAGTACGCAGTATTTGGTTAATATCCGGTATGGCTACACCAAACCCCACTATTTTGCCATTTTGCTCGGCAACCAACGCAAAGTCCGGGTCAAGTATCATTTTAAGGTCTTTGGCAGTATAGTCAAATTCCTCATTCGTCATCGGGAAAAAGCCCAGGTTTTTATCCCAAGCAGTATTATAAACGTCGCGCAGGGCATCTGCCTCCTGCTTAAAGTTTTTCATGTTTATTTTACGGATAGTGATGCCGCTGTTACGTGTTAAACGATCCTGTAGCTTATCCAGTAATTGTAACGATTTATCGTTGTAATTAGCCCCATCCCAATACCAGGCCAGTAAGTCTGTTTGCTTTTTAAAGCCAAAGTTTTCAAGTAGGGTAACGTAATACTCGGGGTTATAGGTCATCATTACTACCGGTGGTTTATCAAACCCTTTTATTAACAAACCGCAGGTTTCGTTAGTTGATGGGTTAACAGGGCCGGTAATGCTTTGTGCGCCTTTTTGTTTTAGCCAGGTAATAGCGGTCTCGAACAAAAGGTTTGCGGTTTCCTGGTCGTTTATGCAATCAAAAAAGCCAAAAAAACCATCGTTAACATTGTTAAATTGGTTATGATTGGTGTTGTAAATGGCAGCGATACGGCCTACAATTTTGTCGCCATCGTAGGCTAAAAACGTTTGTAGAGATGAGTGTTTATGAAACGGGTGAGTGGTTAAAAGATCCTTTTGAGCGATGAATAGTTCGGGAACGTAGTTTGGATCGTTTTTATACAGATCGTGTGGGAAATCAATAAAAGATGCAAGCTCTTTTTTTGATTGCACCTGAACAATTTTTTTCATGGGGCTAATAAATTTAAATACCGATTACCGTAATATTAAACATATACGGTAACCGGTATCAGGATATTTTATCGGTTTATATTTTCTCTTTTATTGAACTTACACCAACTTCTTTAAACGCCTTTGATAATTTCTCAACAGCTTCGTCAATTTGATCGAATGTGTGTGTAGCCATTAGCGAGAAACGCAGCAACGAAGAATCGGAAGGTACTGCAGGCGATACAACAGGGTTTACAAAAACACCGGCAGATTGCAAATGCTTGGTTACTGCAAACGTTTTTTCGTTGTCGCGTACATATATAGGCAATATAGGGCTTTCTGTTGGGCCAAGGTCAAAACCTTCTTCTAACAAAAGCTTCATTGCGTAATTGGTATTATCCCAAAGTTTGTCTATTCTTTCAGGCTCAGATTCGATAATATCTAAGGCAGCAATAACGCTGGCTACCGAGCCCGGAGGCATACTCGCGCTAAACATTAACGAGCGTGCGCGATGTTTTATATAATCGATAGTATCGGCATCGGCAGCAATAAAACCACCTAACGATGCTAAAGATTTACTAAATGTGCCCATTATAAGGTCAACATCGTTTGTTAAATTAAAGTGCGATGCAGTACCCGCGCCTTTATGGCCAATTACACCTAAACTATGTGCATCGTCAACCATAATGTTAGCGCCATACATATCGGCAAGCCTTACAATTTCAGGTAATTTTACAATATCACCCTCCATGCTAAATATACCATCAACGGCAATTACTTTAACGGCTTCTTCCGGCAGTATGCTTAATTTGCGTTGCAGGTCGTCCATATCGTTATGGGCGTACTTAACAACTTTTGAGAAAGACAGGCGGCTGCCATCTATAATACAAGCGTGGTCGTATTCGTCAAGTATCAAATAATCATTACGGCCGGTAATGCATGATAATACACCCAGGTTTACCTGGTAACCGGTACTAAACAAAACGGTAGCCTCTTTACCTACATAATTAGCCAACCTGGTTTCCAGCTCAATGTGTATATCAAGTGTACCATTCAGAAAACGCGAACCGGCACAGCCTGTTCCGTATTTGTCGATAGCTATTTTCGAAGCTTCTTTAATTAGGGGGTGGTTAGTTAACCCTAAATAAGAATTAGAGCCAAACATTAACACTCTTTTATTATCGATAATCACTTCAGTGTCTTGTGCAGACTCAATAGGCCTGAAATAAGGATATAATCCTGCTTCCCGTAGTACATTGGCCACCTGGAACTGGGCGATCTTATCGTGTAACTTTTTAACCATTTATTAACAATACTTAAATTTTTTGTAAAAATACCATGAATATACTTATATCTTGCATGCAGAATGTAAAATTTTTGCACACAATTTTAATAGTATGTTAATTCACTTCAATAAGGCAAATTAATTAAAATTTTATTTAATCACGACCACAAAATTTCAATTTGCCAAAAAAAGGCAGAAAAAATCAATATTTAACCCTCAAATTATCTTAGTTAAGTAAAATTTCTGT
This portion of the Inquilinus sp. KBS0705 genome encodes:
- a CDS encoding pyridoxal phosphate-dependent aminotransferase family protein, whose protein sequence is MVKKLHDKIAQFQVANVLREAGLYPYFRPIESAQDTEVIIDNKRVLMFGSNSYLGLTNHPLIKEASKIAIDKYGTGCAGSRFLNGTLDIHIELETRLANYVGKEATVLFSTGYQVNLGVLSCITGRNDYLILDEYDHACIIDGSRLSFSKVVKYAHNDMDDLQRKLSILPEEAVKVIAVDGIFSMEGDIVKLPEIVRLADMYGANIMVDDAHSLGVIGHKGAGTASHFNLTNDVDLIMGTFSKSLASLGGFIAADADTIDYIKHRARSLMFSASMPPGSVASVIAALDIIESEPERIDKLWDNTNYAMKLLLEEGFDLGPTESPILPIYVRDNEKTFAVTKHLQSAGVFVNPVVSPAVPSDSSLLRFSLMATHTFDQIDEAVEKLSKAFKEVGVSSIKEKI